Proteins encoded together in one bacterium HR11 window:
- the ogt gene encoding Methylated-DNA--protein-cysteine methyltransferase, constitutive, translating to MVYGLWSMVHGLWSAVYAMAEGWMLVTAPVGSLLIRWDERGLRDARWLLEARPDALPWTIEEVQTLGRTDPWARFLRDWWLAYRTGQWSETAALAVFDHMAPGLLGSAFQEAVLRTVVRIPMGSTRTYRAVAEAVGKPSAARAVGQVLARNPLPVLIPCHRVVGHGGRLGGYTPSLRIKAWLLEWERSFR from the coding sequence ATGGTCTATGGTCTATGGTCCATGGTCCATGGTCTATGGTCCGCGGTCTACGCCATGGCCGAAGGATGGATGCTCGTGACGGCGCCCGTCGGGTCGCTCCTCATCCGGTGGGACGAACGAGGCCTTCGGGACGCTCGATGGCTCCTGGAGGCTCGGCCGGATGCCCTGCCGTGGACTATCGAAGAGGTCCAGACCCTGGGGCGCACGGACCCGTGGGCCCGCTTCCTCCGAGACTGGTGGCTGGCCTACCGGACGGGCCAGTGGTCTGAAACGGCGGCCCTGGCCGTCTTTGACCACATGGCCCCGGGCCTCCTGGGATCGGCTTTTCAGGAAGCGGTCCTTCGCACGGTGGTCCGTATCCCGATGGGATCGACCCGGACGTACCGGGCCGTCGCCGAGGCCGTCGGGAAACCGAGCGCGGCCCGAGCCGTCGGCCAAGTCCTGGCCCGGAACCCCTTGCCCGTCCTCATCCCGTGCCATCGGGTCGTGGGCCACGGAGGCCGCCTGGGCGGCTACACCCCGAGCCTCCGGATCAAGGCCTGGCTCTTGGAATGGGAGCGGAGCTTCAGATAG